The following are encoded in a window of Cottoperca gobio chromosome 20, fCotGob3.1, whole genome shotgun sequence genomic DNA:
- the mettl4 gene encoding methyltransferase-like protein 4 — MSVVVVNTQGWVLDAHSLIDKGYSRCIRLRDNNNQKSHVEFCFKSRCFQILKSHLSENASAATDGGNADTLQKTDKPSKKRKRSELNQGEIESRAFHEKIRSAILKGTKSLVDSARSLGYLNSATDAVKEPLPSSRECRLAALCEMAKELPLVDDEQQEECTQLLVAEDGCTSHVDLFSRVTENRADSATVVTLMGEEYVIPPHTAFLVSDFTRIQPLVHYGKRFDLIVMDPPWVNKSVKRSGRYSSLPSTQLRRLPIPLLASPNCLVVTWVTNRPSHLRFVRDELYPHWGVEVLAEWMWVKVTTSGQFVFPLDSHHKKPYEVLVLGRYRPSEDNATSSSETCEVPVEAQRLIVSVPSALHSQKPSLSEVLKPYIGAEAECLELFARSLQPGWTSWGNEVIKFQHTSYFSLMPADNGADDRPTATPVLSSSGESSHCPTTVDQ; from the exons ATGTCCGTGGTGGTTGTGAACACGCAGGGCTGGGTTTTGGACGCACACTCACTCATTGATAAGGGTTATTCGCGTTGCATCCGACTGagagataataataatcaaaagtCACATGTGGAGTTCTGTTTTAAAAGCCGGTGTTTTCAGATTTTAAAAAGCCATTTGAGTGAGAATGCCAGTGCTGCTACGGATGGAGGAAACGCGGATACGTTGCAGAAAACAGACAAACCCTCAAAG AAAAGGAAACGCAGTGAACTCAACCAGGGGGAAATTGAGTCACGGGCCTTCCATGAGAAG ATCAGGTCTGCCATCCTGAAGGGAACCAAGTCTTTGGTGGACTCTGCCCGATCCCTCGGATATCTAAACAGTGCGACAGACGCAGTGAAAGagcctcttccctcctctcggGAGTGCAGGCTTGCGGCTCTTTGTGAAATGGCAAAAGAACTTCCTCTAGTGGACgatgagcagcaggaggagtGTACTCAGTTGCTTGTTGCTGAAGATGGCTGTACGTCACACGTCGACTTGTTCTCTCGGGTAACAGAGAACAGAGCCGACAGCGCTACAGTGGTCACACTGATGGGAGAGGAATATGTAATCCCACCACACACAGCCTTCCTGGTTTCTGATTTCACAAGAATACAGCCCCTAGTCCACT ATGGGAAAAGGTTTGACTTAATAGTTATGGATCCGCCGTGGGTAAACAAGTCTGTGAAAAGGAGTGGCAG ATACAGTTCTCTGCCCTCAACCCAGCTCAGACGGCTGCCTATACCCCTACTGGCCTCCCCGAACTGTTTAGTAGTCACCTGGGTGACAAACCGGCCCAGCCACCTGCGCTTTGTCCGTGATGAGCTGTATCCACACTGGGGGGTAGAAGTTTTGGCCGAATGGATGTGGGTCAAG gTGACCACATCTGGacagtttgtgtttcctctggATTCACATCATAAGAAGCCGTATGAAGTGCTGGTGCTGGGCCGATATCGTCCCTCTGAAGATAACGCCACAAG CTCTTCAGAGACGTGCGAGGTTCCCGTGGAGGCTCAGCGTTTGATTGTCAGCGTCCCGTCAGCTCTCCACTCCCAGAAGCCTTCACTCTCAG AGGTGTTGAAGCCCTACATTGGAGCTGAAGCAGAGTGCTTGGAGCTTTTTGCCCGAAGTCTTCAACCTGGATGGACCAGCTGGGGCAACGAAGTGATCAAATTTCAGCACACAAGCTATTTCTCCTTGATGCCTGCCGATAACGGAGCAGACGACAGACCCACAGCCACACCAGTGTTAAGCTCATCTGGAGAATCCTCTCACTGTCCCACCACTGTGGACCAATGA